The Macadamia integrifolia cultivar HAES 741 unplaced genomic scaffold, SCU_Mint_v3 scaffold1922, whole genome shotgun sequence genome has a segment encoding these proteins:
- the LOC122065207 gene encoding uncharacterized protein LOC122065207: MQERSANFDKEANFFDNQAHSIQSQITELEKEILPWEERRNALLKDLEFFERDLVTNARCDIEAEMEDGAVDCLLVMAEILEIEMMRATYEKYPAHAGANVAAGPSEDAATAAAAAAAAAAEGSESSDSDEGQN; the protein is encoded by the exons ATGCAAGAAAGGTCGGCAAATTTTGACAAAGAAGCAAATTTCTTTGACAATCAAGCACACAGTATACAG TCCCAGATAACTGAATTAGAGAAAGAAATTTTACCTTGGGAAGAGAGGCGAAACGCTCTCCTAAAGGACTTGGAGTTCTTTGAACGGGATCTGGTGACAAATGCCAGGTGTGACATCGAAGCTGAAATGGAGGATGGAGCAGTTGATTGCTTGCTGGTGATGGCAGAGATATTGGAAATAGAAATGATGAGAGCGACCTATGAAAAATATCCTGCTCACGCTGGTGCCAATGTGGCGGCGGGGCCTAGTGAGGatgctgctactgctgctgctgctgctgctgctgctgccgccGAGGGATCGGAGAGCAGTGACTCTGATGAGGGTCAAAACTGA